The following coding sequences lie in one Patescibacteria group bacterium genomic window:
- a CDS encoding dihydroorotase produces the protein MGNILLKGGRVIDPANNLDLIADVLIENGKVKKIGNLRVLRSVEVIDVKGKIVCPGLIDMHAHGCDFKQAKKENYISVSLAAIMGGFTTVACMANTDPVIDNVASLQQAQARMEGSLINLLQIVAISKELKGFSIQTVESLTKLLESGAAGFSDDGKAIWDPEALLKAMDNIHHFWFQRTELKKPLLLHCEDGRFSLYDKRSEYLDISLATNFAATQHHPIHIQHVSCAESVDIIRETKKHYGFISCETAPHYISLTEKDFHRLGANAKMNPPLRTEKDRQAVIRGLADGTIDAIATDHAPHTPEEKNLPLDKAPLGIIGLEVAVPVILSTLNKRIPLIEIIRKLTINPARILELKGKGTLHPGSVADITVIDPQMRKKVEADKFQSLSRNCPWDGKWLQGWPVMTIVGGRILMKDGKLNI, from the coding sequence CCTGTTAAAAGGCGGTAGAGTGATAGATCCGGCGAATAATCTTGACCTTATTGCTGATGTGCTGATTGAAAATGGCAAGGTCAAGAAAATTGGCAATTTGCGGGTTTTACGATCAGTTGAAGTGATTGATGTTAAAGGTAAAATTGTCTGCCCGGGGTTGATTGACATGCATGCGCATGGATGCGATTTCAAGCAGGCGAAAAAAGAAAATTACATAAGTGTGAGTTTGGCCGCAATCATGGGTGGATTTACCACCGTGGCTTGCATGGCTAATACTGATCCGGTAATTGATAATGTCGCAAGCTTGCAGCAAGCACAAGCCAGAATGGAAGGGAGTCTGATAAACCTGCTCCAGATAGTAGCAATAAGCAAAGAATTAAAGGGGTTTTCAATTCAAACAGTGGAGAGTTTAACAAAGCTTTTGGAAAGCGGGGCTGCAGGCTTCAGTGATGATGGCAAGGCCATTTGGGATCCCGAGGCCTTGCTTAAGGCAATGGACAATATCCATCATTTCTGGTTCCAACGTACTGAATTGAAAAAACCGCTTCTTCTGCATTGCGAAGATGGTCGTTTTTCACTCTATGATAAACGCTCAGAATATCTGGATATTTCCTTGGCTACAAATTTTGCAGCCACACAGCATCACCCCATCCATATTCAGCATGTTTCTTGTGCCGAATCAGTAGATATCATTCGCGAAACCAAGAAACACTACGGATTTATATCTTGTGAAACCGCGCCCCATTATATTTCTCTAACTGAAAAAGATTTTCACCGGCTCGGTGCTAATGCCAAGATGAATCCGCCGCTTCGGACTGAAAAAGATCGGCAGGCAGTAATTCGAGGTTTGGCTGATGGCACAATTGATGCCATTGCCACAGATCACGCGCCGCATACACCTGAAGAAAAAAATCTACCGCTGGACAAAGCGCCACTTGGCATTATTGGTTTGGAAGTAGCTGTGCCAGTCATACTGTCCACTTTAAACAAAAGAATTCCCCTAATAGAAATCATTCGCAAGTTGACAATCAATCCTGCCAGAATTCTTGAACTCAAAGGTAAGGGAACATTACATCCAGGAAGCGTGGCTGACATTACGGTGATTGATCCGCAAATGCGGAAAAAAGTTGAGGCCGACAAGTTTCAAAGCTTGTCGCGCAACTGTCCCTGGGACGGCAAATGGCTTCAGGGCTGGCCTGTGATGACTATTGTTGGCGGTCGGATACTGATGAAAGATGGGAAACTTAACATCTAA
- the pyrE gene encoding orotate phosphoribosyltransferase: MDIEKRNKLFNLMISTGSIKFGKFTLASGRESSYYCDGRIASTHPDTAPLIGQLLLQIMDENNLQPDSIGGLETGAIPIVGQVQAAAHYLGQRPLKSFYVRKQPKGHGTKSQIEGNFKSSDKVVIFEDVTTSGTSAGIALDAVLLKEATVCAVICLLDRQEGAQEYFKQRGIPFYPLFTKQEFLNQKK; encoded by the coding sequence ATGGACATAGAGAAAAGGAATAAGCTGTTTAATTTGATGATTTCTACGGGAAGCATTAAGTTCGGTAAGTTTACTCTAGCTTCGGGCAGAGAATCTTCCTATTACTGTGACGGAAGAATTGCCTCTACCCATCCAGACACGGCACCTCTTATCGGGCAATTACTTCTGCAAATAATGGATGAGAATAATCTTCAACCAGACTCAATCGGCGGTTTGGAGACAGGAGCCATCCCAATCGTTGGTCAGGTACAAGCCGCTGCTCATTACCTTGGACAAAGGCCACTCAAATCATTTTATGTCAGGAAACAGCCTAAAGGTCACGGCACCAAAAGTCAGATTGAAGGCAACTTTAAATCTAGCGATAAAGTCGTGATCTTTGAAGATGTCACTACTTCAGGAACTTCAGCTGGAATAGCCCTTGACGCTGTTCTGCTAAAGGAAGCTACTGTTTGCGCAGTGATTTGTCTTTTAGACAGGCAGGAAGGCGCACAGGAGTATTTTAAGCAAAGAGGAATTCCGTTTTATCCGCTTTTTACTAAACAGGAATTTCTCAATCAAAAAAAATAA